Proteins encoded in a region of the Mycolicibacterium duvalii genome:
- a CDS encoding MBL fold metallo-hydrolase yields MEHPAYGLLRPVTETASVLLCENPGLMTLDGTNTWVLRGPGSDEMVIVDPGPDDKDEHIERLAELGPIPLVLISHRHGDHTGGIDRLVELTGAVVRSVGSGFQRGLGGPLADGEVIDAAGLRITVLATPGHTADSMSFLLEDAVLTADTILGRGTTVIDTEDGDLGDYLESLRRLAGLAQRRVLPGHGPDLDDVVAVSETYLAHREQRLEQVRGALRELGEDAGARAVVEHVYTDVDEKLWDAAESSVQAQLDYLRRS; encoded by the coding sequence CTGGAACATCCCGCCTACGGCCTGCTGCGGCCGGTGACCGAGACCGCCTCGGTGCTGCTGTGCGAGAACCCGGGCCTGATGACGCTCGACGGCACCAACACCTGGGTGCTGCGCGGACCCGGCAGCGACGAGATGGTGATCGTGGATCCCGGGCCCGATGACAAAGACGAGCACATCGAGCGGTTGGCCGAACTCGGGCCGATCCCGCTGGTGCTGATCAGCCACCGGCACGGCGACCACACCGGCGGCATCGACCGTCTGGTGGAACTGACCGGCGCGGTGGTGCGGTCGGTGGGAAGCGGATTCCAGCGCGGACTCGGCGGACCGCTGGCCGACGGCGAAGTGATCGATGCGGCGGGCCTGCGGATCACGGTGCTGGCCACCCCCGGCCACACTGCCGATTCGATGTCGTTCCTGCTCGAGGACGCCGTGCTGACCGCCGACACGATCCTGGGTCGCGGCACCACCGTCATCGACACCGAGGACGGCGACCTCGGCGACTACCTGGAGTCGCTGAGACGGCTGGCCGGTCTGGCGCAACGCCGGGTGCTGCCCGGCCACGGGCCCGACCTCGACGACGTCGTCGCCGTCAGCGAGACCTATCTCGCGCACCGCGAGCAGCGGCTGGAGCAGGTGCGCGGCGCGCTGCGCGAACTCGGGGAGGACGCCGGGGCCCGCGCGGTCGTCGAACACGTCTACACCGACGTCGACGAGAAGCTGTGGGATGCCGCGGAATCCAGCGTGCAGGCCCAGCTGGACTACTTGCGCCGGAGCTAA
- a CDS encoding RidA family protein yields the protein MSGWSDRLGQLGITLPETVAPVAAYVPAVRTGNLVYTAGQLPITAGKLPAVGKVGADVSPEQAKDLARQCGLNALAAVDSLVGLDAVVRVVKVVGFVASAPGFGGQPGVINGASELFVEVFGDAGAHARSAVGVSELPLDAPVEVEIIVEVSG from the coding sequence GTGAGCGGCTGGTCGGACCGGCTGGGCCAGCTCGGCATCACGTTGCCCGAGACGGTGGCGCCGGTGGCGGCGTACGTTCCGGCCGTACGCACCGGCAACCTCGTCTACACCGCCGGTCAGCTGCCGATCACCGCAGGCAAGCTGCCCGCCGTCGGCAAGGTCGGGGCGGACGTATCTCCCGAGCAGGCCAAGGACCTGGCCCGGCAGTGCGGGCTCAACGCGCTGGCCGCCGTCGATTCCCTGGTCGGGCTCGATGCCGTCGTGCGGGTGGTCAAGGTGGTCGGCTTCGTCGCGTCGGCACCCGGTTTCGGCGGCCAGCCCGGCGTCATCAACGGTGCCTCCGAGCTGTTCGTCGAGGTGTTCGGCGATGCCGGGGCGCACGCCCGCTCGGCGGTGGGGGTCTCGGAGCTGCCGCTCGACGCGCCGGTCGAAGTGGAGATCATCGTCGAGGTCAGCGGCTAG
- a CDS encoding ArsA family ATPase produces MSTTPPALDMASILRDRANRVVVCCGAGGVGKTTTAAAMALRAAEYGRTVVVLTIDPAKRLAQALGIKTLGNTPQRVPLAAEVPGELHAMMLDMRRTFDEMVVQYSGPDRADAILENSFYQTVATSLAGTQEYMAMEKLGQLLAEDKWDLIVVDTPPSRNALDFLDAPKRLGSFMDSRLWRLLLAPGRGFGRLVTGAVGLAMKGMSTVLGSQMLSDAASFVQSLDATFGGFREKADRTYDLLKRRGTQFVVVSAAEPDALREASFFVDRLSSEHMPLSGLILNRTHPTLCDLTAERAAEAAEKLAQTAPDSVTAAALRIHADRASTAKREVRLLSRFTGANPHVAIVGVPSLPFDVSDLDALRAIADQITGEAAQVG; encoded by the coding sequence ATGAGCACCACCCCACCGGCCCTGGACATGGCCTCGATCCTGCGCGACCGGGCCAACCGCGTCGTGGTGTGCTGCGGCGCCGGCGGCGTCGGCAAGACCACGACGGCGGCCGCGATGGCGCTGCGGGCCGCCGAGTACGGGCGCACCGTCGTCGTGCTGACCATCGACCCGGCCAAGCGATTGGCGCAGGCGCTGGGCATCAAGACCCTGGGCAACACGCCGCAGCGGGTGCCGCTGGCGGCCGAGGTTCCCGGCGAGCTGCACGCGATGATGCTGGACATGCGCCGCACGTTCGACGAGATGGTGGTGCAGTACTCCGGCCCCGACCGCGCGGACGCGATCCTGGAGAACTCCTTCTATCAGACGGTGGCGACCTCGCTGGCCGGCACGCAGGAGTACATGGCCATGGAGAAGCTCGGCCAGCTGCTGGCCGAGGACAAGTGGGACCTGATCGTCGTCGACACCCCACCCTCACGCAACGCGCTGGACTTCCTGGACGCGCCGAAGCGGCTGGGCAGTTTCATGGACAGCCGGCTCTGGCGGCTGCTGCTGGCCCCGGGCCGGGGCTTCGGCCGGCTGGTCACCGGTGCGGTGGGGCTGGCCATGAAGGGGATGTCGACCGTGCTGGGGTCGCAGATGCTCTCCGATGCAGCGTCGTTCGTGCAGTCCCTGGATGCGACGTTCGGGGGGTTCCGAGAGAAAGCCGACCGCACCTACGACCTGCTCAAACGTCGTGGCACCCAGTTCGTGGTGGTCTCGGCGGCCGAGCCGGATGCACTCCGGGAGGCGTCGTTCTTCGTCGACCGGCTGTCCAGCGAGCACATGCCGCTGTCGGGGCTGATCCTCAACCGCACGCATCCGACGCTGTGCGATCTCACCGCGGAGCGCGCCGCCGAGGCGGCCGAGAAACTGGCGCAGACGGCGCCGGATTCGGTGACCGCGGCCGCGCTGCGCATCCACGCAGACCGGGCCTCGACGGCCAAGCGGGAGGTGCGGTTGCTGTCGCGGTTCACCGGCGCCAATCCGCACGTGGCCATCGTCGGCGTGCCGTCGCTGCCGTTCGACGTGTCGGATCTGGACGCGCTGCGCGCGATCGCCGATCAGATCACCGGCGAGGCGGCACAGGTCGGCTGA
- a CDS encoding DUF4177 domain-containing protein — MSEANKWEYATVPLLTHATKQILDQWGEDGWELVSVLPGPTGEQHVAYLKRPK; from the coding sequence GTGAGCGAAGCGAACAAATGGGAGTACGCGACCGTCCCGTTGCTGACACATGCCACCAAGCAGATCCTCGACCAGTGGGGCGAGGACGGCTGGGAGCTGGTCTCCGTACTGCCCGGACCGACCGGGGAACAGCACGTCGCGTACCTGAAGCGCCCCAAGTGA
- a CDS encoding WhiB family transcriptional regulator: protein MSVTKPAARKATVNPSAHSPLHGAEAEARIAWVSQARCRQTDPDELFVRGAAQRKAAVICRHCPVIAECGADALDNRVEFGVWGGMTERQRRALLKQHPDVVSWADFFAAQRKHRSAG from the coding sequence GTGTCAGTTACAAAGCCCGCCGCACGCAAGGCCACCGTGAATCCGTCGGCTCATTCCCCCTTGCACGGGGCCGAGGCCGAAGCCCGAATTGCGTGGGTCTCCCAGGCCCGGTGCCGACAGACCGATCCCGACGAACTGTTCGTCCGCGGCGCCGCACAGCGCAAGGCCGCGGTCATCTGCCGGCACTGTCCGGTGATCGCCGAGTGTGGCGCCGACGCGCTGGACAACCGCGTCGAATTCGGTGTCTGGGGCGGGATGACCGAACGCCAGCGGCGCGCCCTACTCAAGCAGCACCCCGACGTGGTTTCCTGGGCTGACTTCTTTGCCGCGCAGCGCAAGCACCGCAGCGCCGGCTGA
- a CDS encoding ArsA family ATPase — translation MATTPNGTATGPRATGWPSRLTKARLHFVSGKGGTGKTTIAAALALALAANGRKVLLVEVEGRQGIAQLFDVPPLPYDEVKIATAEGGGQVNALAIDTEAAFLEYLDMFYNLGLAGRAMRRIGAVEFATTIAPGLRDVLLTGKIKEIVTRTDKDRGKHAVYDAVVVDAPPTGRIARFLDVTQAVSEIAKGGPVHSQAEGVVKILHSDATAVHLVTLLEALPIQETVEAIEELRQMNLPIGSVIVNRNIPAYLPPDALAKAADGDVDADTVRAELEQAGITLSDKDFAGLLTETIQHATRIAARTESAEQLVEIDVPRLELPTLSDGVDLGSLYELAEELARQGVR, via the coding sequence GTGGCAACCACACCGAACGGGACAGCGACCGGTCCCCGGGCGACCGGCTGGCCGTCTCGCCTGACCAAAGCCCGCCTGCACTTCGTCTCCGGCAAAGGCGGCACGGGTAAGACGACGATCGCTGCCGCACTGGCGCTGGCGCTGGCCGCCAACGGCCGCAAGGTGTTGCTGGTGGAAGTCGAAGGGCGCCAAGGCATCGCGCAGCTCTTCGACGTGCCGCCGCTGCCGTACGACGAGGTCAAGATCGCCACCGCCGAGGGTGGCGGTCAGGTCAACGCGCTGGCGATCGACACCGAGGCCGCGTTCCTGGAATACCTCGACATGTTCTACAACCTGGGGTTGGCCGGCCGGGCGATGCGCCGCATCGGCGCGGTCGAGTTCGCCACCACCATCGCGCCGGGTCTGCGCGACGTGCTGCTGACCGGCAAGATCAAGGAGATCGTCACCCGCACCGACAAGGACCGCGGCAAGCACGCCGTGTATGACGCCGTCGTCGTCGACGCTCCCCCGACGGGCCGCATCGCCCGGTTCCTCGACGTCACCCAGGCCGTGTCGGAGATCGCCAAGGGCGGGCCGGTGCACTCGCAGGCCGAGGGCGTGGTCAAGATCCTGCACTCCGACGCGACCGCGGTGCACCTGGTGACGCTGCTGGAAGCCCTGCCGATCCAGGAGACCGTCGAGGCCATCGAAGAATTGCGTCAGATGAACCTGCCGATCGGCAGCGTCATCGTCAACCGCAACATCCCGGCCTATCTGCCGCCCGACGCGCTGGCCAAGGCCGCCGACGGGGACGTCGACGCCGACACCGTGCGCGCCGAGCTCGAACAGGCGGGAATCACCCTGTCGGACAAGGATTTCGCGGGGCTACTGACCGAGACCATCCAGCACGCGACCCGGATCGCGGCGCGCACCGAGAGCGCCGAACAGCTCGTCGAGATCGACGTGCCGCGGTTGGAGTTGCCCACCCTGTCCGACGGGGTAGACCTGGGCAGCCTGTACGAACTGGCCGAAGAGCTCGCCCGCCAGGGCGTGCGGTGA
- the crp gene encoding cAMP-activated global transcriptional regulator CRP has product MDEILARAGIFQGVEPSAVSALTKQLQPVDFPRGHTVFAEGEPGDRLYIIISGKVKIGRRSPDGRENLLTIMGPSDMFGELSIFDPGPRTSSATTITEVRAVSMDRDALRAWIADRPEIAEQLLRVLARRLRRTNNNLADLIFTDVPGRVAKQLLQLAQRFGTQEGGALRVTHDLTQEEIAQLVGASRETVNKALADFAHRGWIRLEGKSVLISDSERLARRAR; this is encoded by the coding sequence GTGGACGAGATCCTGGCCAGGGCCGGAATCTTCCAAGGGGTCGAACCGAGCGCCGTTTCCGCGCTGACCAAGCAGCTGCAACCCGTCGACTTCCCGCGTGGGCACACCGTGTTCGCCGAGGGCGAGCCCGGGGACCGGCTGTACATCATCATCTCGGGCAAGGTGAAGATCGGCCGCCGTTCCCCGGACGGCCGGGAGAACCTGCTGACCATCATGGGTCCGTCCGACATGTTCGGCGAACTGTCGATCTTCGACCCGGGACCGCGCACCTCGAGCGCCACCACGATCACCGAGGTGCGTGCCGTGTCGATGGACCGTGACGCGTTGCGCGCCTGGATCGCCGACCGCCCCGAGATCGCCGAGCAGCTGCTGCGCGTGCTGGCCCGCCGCCTGCGCCGCACCAACAACAACCTCGCCGACCTGATCTTCACCGACGTGCCCGGCCGGGTGGCCAAGCAGCTGTTGCAGCTGGCCCAGCGGTTCGGCACGCAGGAGGGCGGGGCACTGCGCGTCACCCACGACCTGACGCAGGAGGAGATCGCCCAGCTCGTCGGCGCTTCCCGCGAGACCGTCAACAAGGCGCTGGCCGACTTCGCCCACCGCGGCTGGATCCGGCTGGAGGGCAAGAGCGTGCTGATCAGTGACAGCGAACGGCTGGCGCGCCGAGCGAGGTAA
- the ponA2 gene encoding transglycosylase/D,D-transpeptidase PonA2, with protein MPEETETRPTPPPKSVTVIKLAWCCLLASVIAAALMFPVVGGVGLMSNRASDVVANGSAQLVEGEVPQVSTMVDAQGNVIAWLYSQRRFEVPSEQIANTMKLAIVSIEDKRFAEHNGVDWQGTLTGLSGYLSGDLDTRGGSTIEQQYVKNYQLLVIAQTDAEKRAAIETTPARKLREIRMALTLDKTFTKPEILTRYLNLVSFGNGAFGVQDAAQTYFGIDASQLNWQQAALLAGMVQQTSALNPYTNPDGALARRNVVLDTMIENLPEYADELRAAKQQPLGVLPQPNELPRGCIAAGDRAFFCDYALDYLARAGLSKDQVARGGYLIKTTLDPVVQSSVKSAIDSFASPTLPGVASVMSVIRPGKESHPVLAMASNRTYGLNLDAGETMQPQPFSLVGNGAGSVFKVFTTAAAMEMGMGINAQLDAPGRFEAKGLGSGGARGCPPATWCVQNAGNYRGSMSVTDALATSPNTAFAKLIAQVGVQRAVDMSVRLGLRSYALPGTARDYDPESNESLADFVKRQNIGSFTLGPIEVNALELSNVAATLASAGTWCPPNPIETVFDRHGEEVSVTTETCEQVVPEGLANTLAVAMSKDDTGAGTAAGAAGSVGWDLPMSGKTGTTEANRSSAFLGFTNQLAAASYIYDDSPAPTELCSFPLRQCGSGNLFGGNEPARTWFTAMKPIATNFGEVVLPPTDPRYVEGGPGSRVPSVAGLREDTARQRIREAGFQVADGVSTVNSTSSRGTVVGTSPSGQTIPGSIITIQVSNGIAPPPPPPPPSAPAAPGLPPPPVGQQVIQIPGLPPITVPVLGPPPPPPPG; from the coding sequence ATGCCGGAGGAGACCGAGACGCGGCCGACGCCGCCGCCGAAGTCGGTGACGGTCATCAAGTTGGCGTGGTGCTGCCTGCTGGCCAGCGTCATCGCCGCTGCCTTGATGTTCCCCGTCGTGGGCGGGGTCGGGCTGATGTCCAACCGGGCCTCCGACGTGGTGGCCAACGGTTCGGCGCAGTTGGTCGAGGGCGAGGTGCCGCAGGTCTCGACCATGGTCGACGCGCAGGGCAATGTCATCGCGTGGCTGTATTCCCAGCGCCGTTTCGAGGTTCCCAGCGAACAGATCGCCAACACCATGAAGCTCGCGATCGTCTCGATCGAGGACAAGAGGTTTGCCGAGCACAACGGCGTGGACTGGCAGGGCACGCTGACCGGGCTGTCGGGCTACCTGTCCGGCGACCTCGACACCCGCGGCGGCTCGACCATCGAACAGCAGTACGTCAAGAACTATCAGCTGCTGGTGATCGCCCAGACCGACGCCGAGAAGCGCGCGGCGATCGAGACCACCCCGGCGCGCAAGCTGCGCGAGATCCGGATGGCCCTGACCCTGGACAAGACGTTCACCAAGCCCGAGATCCTGACCCGCTACCTGAATCTGGTGTCGTTCGGCAACGGGGCATTCGGGGTGCAGGACGCCGCCCAGACCTACTTCGGGATCGACGCGTCGCAGCTGAACTGGCAGCAGGCCGCCCTGCTGGCGGGCATGGTGCAGCAGACCAGCGCCCTGAACCCGTACACCAATCCCGACGGGGCGCTGGCCAGGCGCAACGTGGTGCTGGACACCATGATCGAGAACCTGCCGGAGTACGCCGACGAGCTGCGCGCGGCCAAGCAGCAGCCGCTCGGGGTGCTGCCGCAGCCCAACGAGCTGCCGCGCGGGTGCATCGCCGCCGGTGACCGGGCCTTCTTCTGCGACTACGCGCTGGACTACCTCGCCCGCGCGGGGCTGAGCAAGGACCAGGTGGCCCGGGGCGGCTACCTGATCAAGACGACGCTCGATCCCGTCGTGCAGTCGTCGGTGAAGTCGGCGATCGACAGCTTCGCCAGCCCGACGCTGCCCGGGGTGGCCAGCGTGATGAGCGTGATCCGGCCGGGCAAGGAGTCCCACCCGGTGCTCGCGATGGCCAGCAACCGCACCTACGGGCTGAACCTGGACGCCGGGGAGACAATGCAGCCGCAGCCGTTCTCGCTGGTCGGCAACGGGGCCGGCTCGGTCTTCAAGGTCTTCACCACCGCTGCCGCCATGGAGATGGGCATGGGCATCAACGCCCAGCTCGACGCACCGGGACGCTTCGAGGCCAAGGGCCTGGGCAGTGGCGGCGCGCGCGGCTGTCCACCGGCGACCTGGTGTGTGCAGAACGCCGGGAACTACCGGGGCTCGATGAGCGTCACCGACGCGCTGGCCACGTCGCCGAACACCGCGTTCGCGAAGCTGATCGCCCAGGTCGGTGTGCAGCGGGCGGTCGACATGTCGGTGCGGTTGGGGTTGCGCTCGTACGCGCTGCCCGGCACCGCACGTGACTACGACCCCGAGAGCAACGAGAGTCTGGCCGACTTCGTCAAACGCCAGAACATCGGCTCGTTCACGCTGGGCCCGATCGAGGTCAATGCCCTGGAGCTGTCCAATGTCGCGGCGACGCTGGCCTCGGCGGGCACCTGGTGCCCGCCCAACCCGATCGAAACGGTCTTCGACCGCCACGGCGAAGAGGTGTCGGTGACCACCGAGACCTGCGAGCAGGTCGTGCCCGAAGGCCTGGCCAACACGCTGGCCGTGGCGATGAGCAAGGACGACACCGGGGCCGGCACGGCCGCCGGGGCTGCCGGTTCGGTCGGCTGGGATCTGCCGATGTCAGGCAAGACGGGTACCACCGAAGCCAACCGCTCTTCGGCGTTCCTGGGCTTCACCAACCAGCTCGCCGCGGCCAGCTACATCTACGACGACTCCCCCGCGCCGACCGAGCTGTGTTCGTTCCCGCTGCGCCAGTGCGGATCGGGCAACCTGTTCGGCGGCAACGAGCCGGCCCGGACCTGGTTCACCGCGATGAAGCCGATCGCCACCAACTTCGGCGAGGTGGTGCTGCCGCCGACCGATCCACGCTACGTCGAGGGCGGCCCGGGCTCCCGGGTTCCCAGCGTGGCGGGGCTGCGTGAGGACACCGCCCGCCAGCGGATCCGGGAGGCCGGTTTCCAGGTGGCCGACGGGGTCTCGACGGTCAACAGCACCTCCTCGCGCGGCACGGTCGTCGGCACCTCCCCCAGCGGTCAGACCATCCCGGGTTCGATCATCACGATCCAGGTGTCCAACGGCATCGCGCCGCCGCCGCCTCCGCCGCCGCCGTCCGCGCCGGCGGCTCCCGGACTGCCGCCGCCCCCGGTCGGCCAGCAGGTGATCCAGATCCCTGGGCTGCCGCCGATCACCGTGCCGGTGCTGGGGCCGCCGCCGCCTCCGCCGCCGGGCTGA